TCAGGGAGATTTTAAGCTCCTTACCGATGGAATTGAAGAAACTCGCCTTGTGCTCGACAGGGTTACAACTCAGAGAAGAGAGGCAGAAAGAGCCCTTATTGAATATGCAAGGAAGCTTGAGAACTCAAACAAGCTAAAAGAAGAGCTTGAGCGCATAATTAACAGCAGCCCTGTTATTGTCTTTTTGTGGAAGTATGAAGAAGGATGGCCAATAGAGTTTGTCTCGGAAAACGTTACAAGACTCGGGTATGAGGTAGAGGACTTTACTTCAAGAGGAATGCTTTACGGAGATATAGTCTATCCTGAAGACCTGGAAAAAGTAGAGTTCGAACTTGCAAGGAATGTGGAGTCCGGGTCTGAGGATTACAGTTCGGAGTATCGGATCCTTACAAGGTCAGGAGAGGTCCGCTGGGTTGATGAAAGGACTTTTATCCAGAGGGATGAAAAAGGCGGAGTCCATTTGCGGGGAATCATCCTTGACATAACCGAGCACAAAAAAGCCGAAGAAGCCCTTTTGCAGATGGAAGAGATCCGTAAAAAAGAGATTCACCACAGGATCAAAAACAACCTTCAGGTAATCTCAACCCTGCTCTATCTTGAGTCCGGAAATTTCAATGATGAAAAGGTAATCGAGGCTTTCAGGGACAGCCAGCACAGGGTCAAGTCCATGGCTCTGGTTCACGAAAAGCTCTACCAGTCCGAAGACATGATAAGTGTGGACTTTGCAGATTATATTCAGAACCTTGCAAATTACCTTTTCGGGGCTTATTCCGTAGGTGATAGAAACATCAGCCTGAAACTTGATGTTGATAATGTCTTCCTTGGTATGGATACGGCTGTCCCTCTGGGCATTATTATCAACGAACTCGTTTCAAATGCCCTTAAGCATGCCTTTTCAGAAAGGGAAAGCGGAGAAATTTGCATCTGCCTCAAAAAGGAAGAGAATGGAAATTGTTTCTCTCTCATTGTCAGGGATAATGGTAGAGGCTTCCCTGAAGAAATCGATTTCAGAGAAACCGACTCCCTGGGCTTGCAGCTTGTGATTACCCTTGTGGATCAGATTGAGGGAAGCGTCGAGCTCGGTACGGATGAGGGGACTGAGTTCAGGATAAGATTCAGGGAATTGAGATACAGGCAGAAGATATGAGTGTTGCTATTATAGTCATCTCTACAATTAACTGCACTTTCGAACGTTATTTAAGGTTATTGTTCTTGTTTATATGTGTAAATATTTCCTGGCGTGACTATAAATGAAAAAAACAAAGACGGAGGAATAAATGATAAATAAAGAAAAACTGTTTACAATAGCCTTTGCTTTTGTGTTCTTAATTTCCTTTACATCTGCAGAGTCGGCGGCTTCTACACAGCGCGTAGATTGTCAACTTACCCTCACGGAAACTCCAATTGTCATAAATGAATCATATCAGATAAACCCTTCCATCTATGGTGACAGGATAGTGTGGCAGGATAATCGCAATGGAAACTTCGATATCTACATGTACAACCTTTCCACTTCCAAGGAAACTCAGATCACCACCAATGAATCGTATAATAGCGATCCTGATATCTATAATGATAAGATAGTGTGGCATGATGACCGCAATGGAAACTTCGATATCTACATGTACAACCTATCCACCTCAAAGGAAATCCAGATAACTACCAATAAATCCGACCAGGCTTACCCTGCTATCTACGAGGACAAAATCGTGTGGCAGGATCGTCGCAATGGAGATGAAAAATGGGATATCTACATGTACGATCTATCCACTTCCAAGGAAGTCCAGATAACTACCAATAAATCAGATCAGGCAGACCCTGCTATCTACGGGGACAAAATAGTGTGGATGGATAGTCGCTCTGGGTTCGATATCTACATGTACAATATTTCCACTTCCACTGAAACTAAGATTACTACCAATGAATCATATCAGGAAGATCCTGCTATTTACGGGGACAGGATAGTGTGGCGAAATATATTCCCGGAAAATGGAGACACGGATATTTACATGTACGATCTTTCCACTTTTACGGAAACTAAGATCACAAACGATGGAGCAGTACAGAGCAGACCTGCTATCTATGGAGACAGGATCGTGTGGGAGGACTTCCGCAATCCTTCTGAAGGCAACAGTACCTTTTATATCCCGATCAAACCCGATATCTACATGTACGACCTCTCCACTTCCAGGGAAACCCAGATCACCACCAATGCACAGCAGGAAATGCCTGTTATCTACGGGGACAGGATTGTGTGGACAGATTATCGCAAAGGTGAACAAAACCCCGATATATACATGTGCACTATTTCAGGGGAGGGATCGGAAGCCGGAGTCTCAAGGGAGGGATCGGAAGCCGGACAGGAAAATGAACAGAATGAAAGCCTGAGAACGCCTGGTTTTGAAGTGATTTTCGGCGTGGCCGGCGTGCTTGCAGTATTTCTGTATAAAAAAAAGTAAAAAGCCATAAACGAAAATAAAAAACTTGAGTCGTGGGGCGAGTCAATGATCAAATCTGAAAAAACGAGCACATCCCTTGTGTTTGGGAAAAATGTAGAGAGATTCTTTGCTTATGGTTATCAATAACTCACCCTCACGACCCAGCGGCTAATCTGGCAGAAACTGCTCTCAAAATAAGCAGATTGTTGAAGTTATATCAGGATGAAGGAAGTAAAATTAAAAGGAAGTAAAATTAAAAGGAAGTAAAATTAAAAGGAAGTAAAATTAAAAGGAAGTAAAATTAAAAGGAAGTAAAATTAAAAGGAAGTTACAGGTATCAGTGTATCCTGTTCCTGATAATACACTATACTTACCTGTTTTCTTGACATAATGTCCAGCATCTGGATCGGAAAGGTTTCCGGTCTCTTTATTCTTTAAACCACTGCAATTACACTCAAAAAATCTTCGATCCCAAACCCAAATTTTATCGCCAATAAGGTTAAGATTTCTACATTCTTGTATCAGTAGTCCTCCATATCTGCCCAGATAAGGATAAATCATTTTAGGTTTCGCCGATACGATGAAAGAGTAATCTTTCCTCTGCTTTTGATTTTTAATTCCTGCCTTAAAGCTTGATTCTGGTTGTAATCTCTGATAAATGATTCAAGATTAGAGTATCCAAGTTTGCATCTTATACTTCTAACTTGAAAATGTTATTGAAAGACAATTCTTCAAGTTGAGAGGTATATCCCATTGAAACCTGAAGGCTATTGAAATAAGAATCAAGCGAAGGATTTAATTCAAAAATGTTCCTCAAATATCCTCTAAATTTTTTAAGATTTTGAAAAGCGAGTATTTGATTCCAGGGAAGGACATTTTCCATATAGTCCTTACTATTCACAATTAAAGGTTTAACCCTGTAAGGGATATTGATTTTCCGTTTAAGGACAGTTATCATGGCTTCAAAGAAATCTGAAAGTACTCTTTGAGATGTAGATATGACACAACGTCTACTGTTTTCCGCTTTTTTCTTATTCTTTTTTTCACTCTTCAGGAACATGATTTTAAATTTTGAATTTTTAGACAGAAAATGATCCTTGAAAATGGCTGAGCATATTGATTTTTCAAAAAAGTTTCCTATAAAATTTGTAAGCGTTGACTGGTTAACGTGAATAGTAAGAATTCTTGAATCATCCTTTTTGTCTTTGAATTTCCTTCCAAATATCTTTTCATATTTTTTCTTGCCTTCAACACTCTTTAAGCTTACAATTATTGTTTTTGTAATCTCTAAAAAGTCACTCAATTGAAGCAAAAAAATACTTATACCCCTTACCAACAATTTTTATCATGGATTATACCTTTTTAAGGTTTATTTTTGGATTGGTAACTTAAAATAGACTTAATTAGGTATAATCCTTATTATTTACTTTGAAATTAGATTTTTAAGATAAATAAGTAATATTTTTACGAAATAATCTCTTTTAATTTTTCTTTGGAAAAAAGAAGTAATTCAAAGGTAAATGGTAAAACCTCAAATGTTTGTAGTTTTTAATACTGCTTTGAAGAAGTTAAATAAGTAATCCTGAAACTTAGTTATTTTTTGAAGTAAAATTCTTACTCTGTCAAGTCTCTGGAGGCGAAAGAATTTTTCCAGCTACTGTTTAATATATAAATGCCCATCCCCCGTTAACTTGACAGAACTTCAAATGCTTTGGCAGTGTACCGAAAGTTCTGTAAAATATGATTGACTCTATATCCTTTTCCTTTCACCACAAAAAAAACAGGATGCAGAGTCAATGGTTAATGTCGTCTCATTTATAAAAGATTATCTTTTCGATCAGGAAGATGGAATTCGCCAGTTAATTACCTGGTTTTTAAACCTTGTAATGGAGGAGGAAGCCCTCCTCCAATCTGGTGCAAAACGTCATGAGAGGACTGATTCTCGCAAAGCTAGTAGAAACGGTTACAAACCCCGTACTCTCCTGACCAAGTATGGAGAACTTGAATTATTAAAACCTCAGTTCCGTGAGTTTCCCTTTGAAACAGAGGTTTTTGAGAAGTATTCAAGAGTTGAAAAGGCCATTTTAGCTGCCGTGAGTGAATCTTATCTCCAAGGTGTTTCCACCCGAAGGGTGGATAAGATCATGACTGCTTTAGGAGTAGAGGGAATCTCAGCCTCTTCTGTTTCCAGGATTACTAAAGAACTTGATCAAAAGGTTGAAGAGTTCTTATCAAAGCCAATAGAACACGAAATTCCTTATCTGTTTATCGATGCGACTTATCTCAAAGTGAGAGATGGACTTCACTATGAAAATAAAGCTCTTTTCATAGTTGCCGGAGTCAGGGACGACGGTTATCGTGAGATTCTTGGAGCAAGATTAGCAGACAGTGAAGACTCTCTATTCTGGCAAGATCTATTCGAAGACCTTAAAGTAAGAGGGTTAAGAGGTGTCAAGTTAATTGTTTCTGATGGTCATAAAGGAATACAAAAAGCAGTTAGAGAGTCCTTTGTTGGATCAAGCTGGCAAATGTGTCATGTCCATCTGATAAGACAAGCCCTAAAAAAGGTTCCAAAAAAGAAGCAAAAAGAAGTAGCAGATAAAATAAAAGAAGCATTGGTAGACCGTCAGAAGTTACAGGAATTGATTAGAGAACTGGATAAAATGGGATATAAAAGCGCAGCTGATACACTTGAAAGTTTCCAGTATGATGTAATGAATTATATGCAGTTCCCGGAAAATCATTGGAGAAGAATAAGGACAACAAATATCATGGAGAGAACTAACAAGGAGATAAAAAGAAGAACTAAGGTAGTAGGGGCATTCCCGAGTCAGGAATCAGTATTGAGACTACAAGTCTCAATACTGATTGATATTAATGAAGAGTGGATTACAGGAAATAAGTATTTAATAATGGAACAGTAATCAAAAAAGAAGAGGAAAAAGGTATAGAGAATTTTACAGAAATTCAGGCACACTGCCTGAGATCCGAGCAAAAAAGATAAAAATAGGATTTAAATAAATTTTTATTATCTCAAAAAGAATTCAGTCAAAAAATTGACTTTGATCCGGGAAAGAGAAGTGTCCCTGTACTATGAGCCATTTGTCACCGCGTTTCTCAAAGACCTTTGTGACCCTTGACGGAAATTTCATCATTTTCCCATCAATTTTTGCCTTGAAAACGGCATCTATGGATGCCCAGGCTACATTGCCGGCTGCTGAAATAGAAGTCCAGTCGTACTCAAGGGCAGGTTCCTCGATTTGAGACCAATCACGCTCAAACTGAGCCTTAATTGCTTCCGGACCTATACATTTCTCTTCTGCACCAGTGCCATACATAACGACATCGACATCAGGGGCAATAAGAGACATTGCGCTTTTCAGGTCGCGTTTTGCATAACTCTCTGCAAATTTATCCAGAACAGCTTTAACTGCTTTTTCTGTAACACTGTCTGCTTTCATTATATCTTCCTTAAAATTATTAGTTGATGAAGAATAACAGTGAAAAGATTTAAATGTTATTCTTTGGTAAGTTTTTGGATCTATTTTTATAATAAATTTCAAGACATAGGATCTTTTTCGGATCTAAAAGCAGTGAAAAAAGGCTCTTCTGCGTTAATTAGAAAGTATCATCATTCTCATATTGCAAATGAATTTTTATATATCTTTGTTGAAAGACAAATGAAATTTTTTGTGTTGAATGCAAATATCGATCTTACCTAACAAACGGATACTTTAGTTGGTCATACCCCGAACAGCTGAACAGATACTTTTCTTATGCTCAAGAAAGAAAAATTCCTTTTTATGTGGTATTGGGCTTTGGGGGAAGTCCGAATTTTCCTTCAGATGTATTTTGCGTACCACTTGAGGAAGCTAAAGAACCACAAATTCACATAAGTAAGCTCCACAAATATCACCATAGTCCAGCGCAGGCTCTTATCTGGGAAAATGGAACTTTGAAATGACTTTTTTCAGGAAATCTTCACTAAAAGCAATATGTTTACTTGTTTATTAATCAGTAAAAAGAGCCATTAATTACTTTACTCTTATATACAGAGATACCTTTATACATTCTACCGCACCTTTTACATTCAGTTTCTTATCGATATTACCAATAACTGCCAGCGCAGCACCTAAAAAAGCTAAGAAAGGAACCAAGCGCAGAAAGAGGGTTAAAAAGAAGAGAAAAAAATAGCGAGCCGATGGACTTAAAAGTAAAAGGAGAGCAAAGGAGCTAGACTTGAAGGAAAAGTTAAGAAAAGCAAAGCCAAAGGAAAGCTGAAGGGAAATTAAAGAATCTTGATGGAAAATTAGAGAGATTTAAAAAGGATTAAGGCGCTTCCTGCTTAGATCGGGTGAAAACATGGAAAAATACGATTACAGTGAACTTGGGCTGAAAGCCGGGCTTGAAATTCACCAGCAGTTGGATTCGAAGGAGAAGCTTTTCTGCAGGTGTCCGACTCTGATAAGGGATATCGTAGACTCGGATTGTGAATTTTTCAGATATCTAAGGGCTACGGAAAGTGAGATGGGAGAGAAAGACAGGGCTGCGGTGGAGCAGACCAAAATTAGAAGGAAGTATATCTACAAAGCTTATGATACAACATGCCTTGTCGAAAATGATGAAGAGCCTCCAAGGGAACTCAATAAGGAAGCCCTGGATATTTCCCTCGGGGTTGCCAAGCTTTTTAAAATGAAACCTGTCGACCAGATGCATGTAATGAGAAAGATCGTTGTGGACGGGTCAAATACAAGCGGCTTTCAGAGAACTGCATTTCTTGCAAGCGACGGGTACATTGAGACTTCGGAAGGGCGTTGCGGGATTGACAGTCTCTGTGTGGAGGAAGAAGCTGCCCAGAAAATAGAAGAAATAGGGGATTCAATCGTTTATTCTCTTGACAGGTTAGGAATCCCGCTTGTTGAAATTGCAACCGCGCCTGATATCAAATCCCCCAGGCATGCCCGTGAAGTTGCGGAATATATAGGAATGATCCTCAGGTCTACAGGGAAGGTTAAGAGAGGTCTTGGAACGATCAGGCAGGATGTCAATATCTCAATTGCCAGAGGTGCAAGAGTTGAAATCAAAGGAGTGCAGGCCCTCGACCTCATAGAAGATATTGTCCGCAGGGAAGTTGAACGGCAGTTGAACTTGCTCTTCATCAGACAGGAACTTCTTGAAAGAAATGCCTTCGTTTGCGAAGAAATCTATGACGTAACAGGGCTTTTCATGGATACCAAGTCCAAAGTCCTGCAGAAAGGCGTAAAAAAAGGTGTGATCCTTGCTGCCCTCCTCAGGAAATTTAACGGGCTCGTAGGCAAAGAAGTCCAGCCAGGAAGAAGGCTCGGGACTGAGTTTTCGGACAGAGCAAAAACTGCAGGTGTTGGAGGGATTTTCCACACAGACGAACTTCCGAATTACGGGATAACTGAGAAGGAAGTCCAGGCTGTCAGGGACGCTATCGGTGCAGGTCCTAGAGATGCCGTTATCATGGTTGCAGATGAACCAGAAAAAGCCAGGCTTGCAATTGAAGCGGTAATTAACAGGGCAAAAGAAGCCATTGAGGGAATCCCTGAAGAAACCCGAAAAGCTCTTCCTGACGGAAACACTGCTTATATGCGCCCCCTCCCGGGTGCAGCAAGGATGTACCCAGAAACCGATGTTCCCCAGATAGAAATCTCACAGAAATACTTTGATTCTATAGAGACTCCGGAGCTACTTACGGAAAGGGCAAAGCGGTTTGCTGCCCAGAGCGGCCTGAATAAAGAGCTTGCTGAAAAGATAGCTTATTCGAAGTATCTTCCTCTTTTCGAGACTTTGCTGGAAACCTACAGTAAGGATGCAAACATTAACTCAACCCTTATTGCGAGAACCCTTGTAGGAATCGTACCTGAGATAAGGAGAAACGGGGTTGAAACGGACAAACTTACAGACGAACACTTCAGAGGACTTTTTGCAGCCATATCAAATCAGGAAATTGCAAAAGAAGCTATCCAGGATCTTTTAACTGCTCTTGCAAAAGAGCCTGAATTGACAGTTCAACAGGCAATTTCCAAGCTCGGACTGAGTGCTTTCGATCCTGAAGAAGTTGAAAACTTCATTAAAAAGATGGTCAGGGAAAAAGGAGATTTCATCAAAGATAAAGGGCCTGCTGCCCTCGGTCCTCTCATGGGTATTGTCATGAAAGAGTATAGAGGAACAGTTGACGGAAAAATCCTGAGCCATATGCTGAAAAAAGAGATAGATAACTTTATCAATCAGGGGTAATCCCTGATTTTTTTGTAGTTTTCTTTTCTATTTGTTACGTTTCCTGTAAATTCTTTTCATTCTATAACTTTTCCAGTTATTTTTTTAATCTCTACTTTCTTAATCTCTACTTTCTTAATCTCTACTATTTCACTTAATTTCCTTTCCTTTTCCTTTAATCCCTGGTTCTTTCTACTTCTTGATTCAAGTTTTTCAGTTAATTTTTTCTTGTTTTTTCGTTCCTACTTTTTCTATTTTAATTTTTTCTCACTTCTTCTAATTTTTTTCAAGACAAGGAAATTCTCTTTGCTGAAAGGCAATAAAACAGTTATAAAAACCTGGCAGCTTATAGAAAAAGCTATTTTCGTAAGTTAACTTTTTATATTAACTGAAAGATCTTCTTACTTATCACATAAAAATTCAGTTGACAAGTATGCTCTAACGGTACTTCAAAACCATACAATATCAGAAGACTTAATTCCTGTCTTCCGGGGTTGAGCTTGCAAAAGGGGGATATGAGTATGATACTATACCTTAGCTCGGCATATTTCAGTTTCTCTTAGAAATACTAAAAACGCAACTGAACTACAAAGTCTCTTACTATAGCAGAGGAGCCGAAAGTTCCCAGTTAGAGTTCCCGGTTACACTATGTAACCATAACCTTATTAATATAATCTTACGGAGAAAACCCCCATGAAAGTATTGCTTGTAGACGACGATCCGGTATTTCTGGAGCTATCAAAGACATTCTTAGAAGTGTTCCACGACATAAACTCCGATACAGTGGAATCTGCAGGACAGGCTCTCGAGAAGTTAGACGAACTTTCTTATGACGTTGTGGTCTCGGATTATGACATGCCTTACATGGATGGCATTTCATTTTTGAGAACTATCCGTGATAAGAGAATCGATATCCCTTTTATCCTGTTTACGGGATTAGGTAAAGAAGAAGTCATGAGCCGGGCAATTGAAAACGGTGTGGATTCTTTTGTTCAAAAAAGAGGAGATCCTAAAGCCCAGTACTCCGAGCTTTCACAGCAGATCTCTCGGATCGTTAATAATAAATCAGGTTATTGAGATTACAAACTAGACAAGTTAATAACTTAAATCAGTCACCTTTAATATCACTCTCTTAATTAACAATTTTTTAATTATTTTCACATATAATCAAATTTTATTTTTAATTTCTTGTATTATTAATATAAATTTTTAATATAAGTAACAGTAGAAAAGCCTGAAATTATTTACGTCCAGCCAAAACTGTTTTCTGGATATCTTTATGTGGTATTATACACATTGTTCTTAGAGGGGTCTTTGTGGTTCAGGAGTATAAGTTACTGATAGGTGGGGAGTCGAGAGACTCGTCAACCGGAAAAACTTTTGATGATATCAATCCGGCTACTCTTGAAAATCTTGCCACGGTACAGGTAGCAGGAGCCGAGGATGTGGACAGGGCAGTTGAGGCTGCAGAGAAAGGGTTCAGAGTCTGGAGCGACATTCCGGCTCCGAGAAGGGCTGATGTCCTCTTCAGGGCGGCTCGCATTCTGCAGGAGAGAAAAGAAGAGCTTGCCGTACTCATGACTGAAGAGATGGGGAAAGTTCTGCCTGAGGCCAGAGGAGATGTACAGGAAGCAATAGATATTACAACTTATGCCGCAGGGGAAGGCAGAAGGATGTTTGGGGAGACCACAACTTCCGAACTCAAAGATAAGTTCTGTATGACCGTACTCAGGCCAATAGGGGTTGTTGGCATGATAACACCCTGGAACTTTCCTATTGCAATTCCCAGCTGGAAGATAATGCCAGCTCTTATAGCAGGGAATGCGATCGTGTTCAAGCCTGCAAGTGACACCCCCATGCTTGCGATAAAACTCGTGGAAATCCTTATGGAAGCAGGCCTGCCTCCCGGAGTTGTAAGTATTGTGCCCGGACCTGGAGGAAGCGTTGGAAAATCCATAGTCCAGCATCCCCGAATAAGAGCAATTTCCTTTACAGGAAGCCTTGATACCGGGAAATGGATCATGGAAGAGTGCGCAAAAACCATGAAAAGGGTCTCTCTGGAACTGGGAGGTAAAAATCCGGTAATTGTTATGGACGATGCCGACCTTGAGCTTGCTCTTGAAGGTGTACTGTGGGGAGCTTTCGGGACAACAGGCCAGCGCTGCACAGCTACTAGCAGGCTTATTCTTCACGAAAAAGTAAAGGACGAATTCATAGCAAGGCTGCTTGCAAAAACAAAATCTCTACGGATAGGGAACGGGCTTCTTCCTGAAACGGATGTAGGGCCTGTCATCAATAAATCCCAGCTTGAAAAAATAGAAAAGTATGTCAGGATAGGGAAAGAAGAAGGTGCAACTCTCCTGCTCGGAGGAAGCAGGGTAGATCCCGGGCTTCCTGGTTATTTTTTCGAACCTACCATCTTCACGGATGTCATGCCTGAGATGAAAATTGCACAGGAAGAAATCTTCGGTCCTGTGCTCAGCATAATTACGGTTTCGGGGCTTGATGAAGCAATAGAGGTTGCCAACAATACAAAATACGGGCTCTCATCGGCAATTTATACTGAAAATGTTGGAACTGCTTTCAGGGCAGTTGAAAAATTAGAAGCAGGAGTCACATATGTCAATGCCCCTACAATAGGTGCAGAAGTCCATCTTCCTTTCGGGGGCATAAAAGGGACCGGAAACGGTTTCAGGGAAGCTGGAACAGAGGCAATTAAAGAATTCACCGAAGTAAAAGCCGTGTATATAGATTATAGCGGCAGGCTGCAAAGAGCCCAGATAGATACGGTATAAAGTTTGGGAAGAGGGAAGGCATTCTGGATTATAGTGAACCGATAAAATTTGAAAAACGGGATAACTATGACAAAACGGGAAGAAAAGAGGACACAATGAGGAAACTGGAAACAGAAATTGACTTTTTCGAACAGGAAGTAGGGCTGCTTGATGTTGTTGGCCCAAAAGCCAGGGAGATAATTGGCCAGGACTGCAATATGGTATCTTCATGCGTATCCCGCCCCTATCCTCTGGTTGTTGACAGAGCAAAAGGCTCAGTAGTCAAGGACAT
The genomic region above belongs to Methanosarcina horonobensis HB-1 = JCM 15518 and contains:
- a CDS encoding PGF-CTERM sorting domain-containing protein, producing MINKEKLFTIAFAFVFLISFTSAESAASTQRVDCQLTLTETPIVINESYQINPSIYGDRIVWQDNRNGNFDIYMYNLSTSKETQITTNESYNSDPDIYNDKIVWHDDRNGNFDIYMYNLSTSKEIQITTNKSDQAYPAIYEDKIVWQDRRNGDEKWDIYMYDLSTSKEVQITTNKSDQADPAIYGDKIVWMDSRSGFDIYMYNISTSTETKITTNESYQEDPAIYGDRIVWRNIFPENGDTDIYMYDLSTFTETKITNDGAVQSRPAIYGDRIVWEDFRNPSEGNSTFYIPIKPDIYMYDLSTSRETQITTNAQQEMPVIYGDRIVWTDYRKGEQNPDIYMCTISGEGSEAGVSREGSEAGQENEQNESLRTPGFEVIFGVAGVLAVFLYKKK
- a CDS encoding nuclear transport factor 2 family protein gives rise to the protein MKADSVTEKAVKAVLDKFAESYAKRDLKSAMSLIAPDVDVVMYGTGAEEKCIGPEAIKAQFERDWSQIEEPALEYDWTSISAAGNVAWASIDAVFKAKIDGKMMKFPSRVTKVFEKRGDKWLIVQGHFSFPDQSQFFD
- the gatE gene encoding Glu-tRNA(Gln) amidotransferase subunit GatE; its protein translation is MEKYDYSELGLKAGLEIHQQLDSKEKLFCRCPTLIRDIVDSDCEFFRYLRATESEMGEKDRAAVEQTKIRRKYIYKAYDTTCLVENDEEPPRELNKEALDISLGVAKLFKMKPVDQMHVMRKIVVDGSNTSGFQRTAFLASDGYIETSEGRCGIDSLCVEEEAAQKIEEIGDSIVYSLDRLGIPLVEIATAPDIKSPRHAREVAEYIGMILRSTGKVKRGLGTIRQDVNISIARGARVEIKGVQALDLIEDIVRREVERQLNLLFIRQELLERNAFVCEEIYDVTGLFMDTKSKVLQKGVKKGVILAALLRKFNGLVGKEVQPGRRLGTEFSDRAKTAGVGGIFHTDELPNYGITEKEVQAVRDAIGAGPRDAVIMVADEPEKARLAIEAVINRAKEAIEGIPEETRKALPDGNTAYMRPLPGAARMYPETDVPQIEISQKYFDSIETPELLTERAKRFAAQSGLNKELAEKIAYSKYLPLFETLLETYSKDANINSTLIARTLVGIVPEIRRNGVETDKLTDEHFRGLFAAISNQEIAKEAIQDLLTALAKEPELTVQQAISKLGLSAFDPEEVENFIKKMVREKGDFIKDKGPAALGPLMGIVMKEYRGTVDGKILSHMLKKEIDNFINQG
- a CDS encoding response regulator, giving the protein MKVLLVDDDPVFLELSKTFLEVFHDINSDTVESAGQALEKLDELSYDVVVSDYDMPYMDGISFLRTIRDKRIDIPFILFTGLGKEEVMSRAIENGVDSFVQKRGDPKAQYSELSQQISRIVNNKSGY
- a CDS encoding aldehyde dehydrogenase family protein yields the protein MVQEYKLLIGGESRDSSTGKTFDDINPATLENLATVQVAGAEDVDRAVEAAEKGFRVWSDIPAPRRADVLFRAARILQERKEELAVLMTEEMGKVLPEARGDVQEAIDITTYAAGEGRRMFGETTTSELKDKFCMTVLRPIGVVGMITPWNFPIAIPSWKIMPALIAGNAIVFKPASDTPMLAIKLVEILMEAGLPPGVVSIVPGPGGSVGKSIVQHPRIRAISFTGSLDTGKWIMEECAKTMKRVSLELGGKNPVIVMDDADLELALEGVLWGAFGTTGQRCTATSRLILHEKVKDEFIARLLAKTKSLRIGNGLLPETDVGPVINKSQLEKIEKYVRIGKEEGATLLLGGSRVDPGLPGYFFEPTIFTDVMPEMKIAQEEIFGPVLSIITVSGLDEAIEVANNTKYGLSSAIYTENVGTAFRAVEKLEAGVTYVNAPTIGAEVHLPFGGIKGTGNGFREAGTEAIKEFTEVKAVYIDYSGRLQRAQIDTV